From one Microbacterium aurum genomic stretch:
- the ftsR gene encoding transcriptional regulator FtsR — protein sequence MTAASSSRPRSSSAGYLSIGQVLARLTPEFSDLSASKLRYLEVQGIVTPLRTDSGYRKFSPVDLERLRTALTLQRDHYMPLARIREYLDEHGAGAGGTPPASIVTAPRRYRRDELLQAAGAPAGLLNDAVSTGLIPASDSFDDRALGLLRALVALDGHGIQPRHIRGLRQAAEREVALVESALAPLLRRTDAASRARAGELAPELVRRLEEVRAAVVHTALDRLTP from the coding sequence GTGACGGCCGCATCCTCCTCCCGCCCTCGTTCCTCGTCGGCGGGGTATCTCAGCATCGGTCAGGTGCTCGCCCGACTGACCCCGGAGTTCTCCGACCTCAGCGCCAGCAAGCTGCGCTACCTCGAGGTGCAGGGCATCGTCACGCCCCTGCGCACCGACTCGGGCTACCGCAAGTTCTCGCCGGTGGACCTCGAGCGCCTGCGCACCGCGCTCACGCTGCAGCGCGACCACTACATGCCGCTGGCGCGGATCCGCGAGTACCTCGACGAGCACGGCGCCGGTGCCGGCGGCACGCCGCCGGCCTCGATCGTGACGGCACCGCGCCGCTACCGTCGCGACGAGCTGCTGCAGGCGGCGGGCGCGCCGGCGGGCCTGCTCAACGACGCCGTCTCGACCGGGCTGATCCCGGCATCCGACAGCTTCGACGACCGTGCCCTGGGTCTGTTGCGCGCGCTGGTCGCGCTCGATGGCCACGGCATCCAGCCGCGCCACATCCGTGGGCTCCGTCAGGCGGCGGAGCGCGAGGTCGCGCTCGTTGAGAGCGCGCTGGCGCCGCTGCTGCGCCGGACGGATGCCGCTTCACGTGCACGTGCGGGCGAGCTCGCCCCCGAGCTCGTGCGGCGGCTCGAAGAGGTGCGGGCGGCCGTCGTCCACACTGCGCTGGATCGTCTCACTCCGTGA
- a CDS encoding CoA-acylating methylmalonate-semialdehyde dehydrogenase has translation MSTTIDAPTRTAIPHVVGGERVAGDGRTGPVFNPATGAQTGEVALASADFVHEAARTAQAAQRAWRDTGLGKRQQVMFRLREIISTRAEELARIITAEHGKTVDDALGEVARGLENVEFCTSLMHHLKGEYSEQVAGGVDVHQVRQPIGVVACITPFNFPAMVPLWMVTTAIAAGNAVILKPSERDPSAAVWLAEAFEEAGLPAGILNVVHGDKEAVDAILDDPIIRAVSFVGSTPIAKYIYARAAENGKRVQALGGAKNHMIVMPDADLDAAADAAVSAAYGSAGERCMAVSVVVAVGEVADPLIAKVSERIAGLRVGDGTDPDSDMGPLITRDALDRVSGFVAGAAGEGARVVVDGREVAVPGEGFFIGPSLVDGVTPGMRVYDEEIFGPVLSVVRVASYDEAVALINANRYANGTAVFTRDGKTARQFEYDIEVGMVGINVPIPVPIGAFSFGGWRDSLFGDTHMYGSEAFNFYTRRKVVTTRWPEPSESQISLGFPTH, from the coding sequence ATGAGCACCACGATCGACGCCCCCACCCGCACCGCCATCCCGCACGTCGTCGGCGGTGAGCGCGTCGCCGGCGACGGCCGCACCGGGCCCGTCTTCAACCCCGCGACCGGTGCGCAGACGGGCGAGGTGGCCCTGGCATCCGCCGACTTCGTGCACGAGGCCGCCCGCACGGCGCAGGCCGCGCAGCGCGCGTGGCGCGACACCGGCCTCGGCAAGCGCCAGCAGGTGATGTTCCGCCTGCGGGAGATCATCTCCACGCGGGCTGAGGAGCTCGCCCGCATCATCACGGCCGAGCACGGCAAGACGGTCGACGACGCGCTCGGCGAGGTCGCCCGGGGACTGGAGAACGTCGAGTTCTGCACCTCGCTCATGCATCATCTCAAGGGCGAGTACTCCGAGCAGGTCGCCGGTGGCGTCGACGTGCACCAGGTGCGTCAGCCGATCGGCGTGGTCGCGTGCATCACGCCGTTCAACTTCCCGGCGATGGTGCCACTGTGGATGGTGACGACGGCGATCGCCGCCGGCAACGCCGTGATCCTCAAGCCCAGCGAGCGCGACCCCTCGGCGGCGGTCTGGCTCGCCGAGGCGTTCGAGGAGGCGGGGCTGCCCGCCGGCATCCTGAACGTCGTCCACGGTGACAAGGAGGCCGTCGACGCGATCCTCGACGACCCCATCATCCGCGCGGTCTCGTTCGTGGGATCCACCCCGATCGCGAAGTACATCTACGCGCGCGCGGCCGAGAACGGCAAGCGCGTGCAGGCGCTCGGCGGAGCGAAGAACCACATGATCGTCATGCCGGATGCCGACCTCGACGCCGCAGCCGACGCCGCCGTCTCCGCTGCCTACGGGTCGGCGGGGGAGCGCTGCATGGCCGTCTCGGTCGTCGTCGCCGTGGGCGAGGTCGCCGACCCGCTCATCGCGAAGGTGTCCGAGCGCATCGCAGGGCTGCGCGTCGGCGACGGCACCGACCCCGACAGCGACATGGGGCCGCTCATCACGCGCGACGCGCTGGATCGGGTCAGCGGTTTCGTCGCGGGTGCCGCCGGGGAGGGTGCGCGCGTCGTCGTCGACGGGCGCGAGGTCGCCGTGCCGGGCGAGGGATTCTTCATCGGCCCGTCGCTCGTGGACGGCGTGACCCCCGGCATGCGCGTCTACGACGAGGAGATCTTCGGCCCCGTGCTGTCGGTCGTCCGCGTCGCGAGCTACGACGAGGCGGTGGCGCTCATCAACGCGAACCGCTACGCCAACGGCACGGCGGTGTTCACCCGCGACGGCAAGACGGCCCGCCAGTTCGAGTACGACATCGAGGTGGGGATGGTGGGGATCAACGTGCCGATCCCGGTGCCCATCGGCGCGTTCTCGTTCGGCGGCTGGAGGGACTCGCTGTTCGGCGACACGCACATGTACGGGTCGGAGGCATTCAACTTCTACACGCGGCGCAAGGTCGTCACGACCCGGTGGCCCGAGCCGAGCGAGAGCCAGATCAGCCTCGGATTCCCGACGCACTGA
- a CDS encoding CYTH domain-containing protein translates to MTTEPSPSLEIERKYDVDAGAPLPDWAALPGVARVGEPEPRDLDARYLDTADGRLAAARSALRRRTGGPDEGWHLKQATPEGKLETHWPLGEGDGDAGDVSTTSTTADADAPTLPAAVIEGVAGLADPPFVVLARIRNARVAYALYNAAGGVVAEFVDDHVTALDVRRGISSSWREWELELGPAAPAEAPQRAALFAAADALVTAAGGRVAASESKLGRALGV, encoded by the coding sequence GTGACGACGGAGCCGTCCCCGTCGCTCGAGATCGAGCGCAAGTACGACGTGGATGCCGGGGCGCCGCTGCCCGACTGGGCGGCTCTCCCGGGCGTTGCGCGGGTAGGCGAGCCCGAGCCGCGCGACCTCGACGCGCGCTACCTCGACACCGCCGACGGCCGCCTCGCCGCGGCGCGCTCGGCGCTGCGCCGCCGCACGGGCGGCCCCGACGAGGGCTGGCACCTCAAGCAGGCGACGCCCGAAGGCAAGCTCGAGACTCACTGGCCCCTCGGTGAGGGCGACGGCGACGCGGGCGACGTCAGCACCACGAGCACCACCGCCGACGCCGACGCCCCGACGCTCCCCGCGGCCGTCATCGAGGGCGTCGCGGGTCTCGCCGACCCGCCCTTCGTGGTGCTCGCGCGCATCCGCAACGCACGCGTCGCGTACGCCCTCTATAACGCCGCCGGGGGAGTCGTCGCGGAGTTCGTCGACGACCACGTGACGGCGCTCGACGTGCGCCGCGGCATCTCGTCGTCCTGGCGCGAATGGGAGCTCGAGCTCGGCCCTGCCGCACCGGCGGAGGCCCCGCAGCGCGCCGCGCTGTTCGCGGCGGCGGACGCACTGGTCACCGCGGCCGGCGGGCGCGTCGCGGCATCCGAGTCGAAACTCGGCCGCGCGCTCGGCGTCTGA
- the lpdA gene encoding dihydrolipoyl dehydrogenase — MPHYNVVVLGAGPGGYVAAVRAAQLGQSVAIIEEKYWGGVCLNVGCIPSKALLKNAEVVHTLKHKADFFGISGEFTADFGAAFDRSRVVADGRVKGIHYLMKKNKVTEYEGRGSFTGPKAITVTKSDGSTEEVTFDNVIIATGSTVRLLPGVSLSKNVVTYEEQILTRDLPGSIVIVGAGAIGMEFAYVLTNYGVKVTIIEFLDRALPNEDADVSKEIAKQYKNLGVDILVATKVETVVDSGSSVTVTYSDNKTGEKGQIEADKVLMSIGFAPRVEGFGLENTGVKLTDRGAIEIDDFMRTNVEGIYAIGDVTAKLQLAHVAEAQGVVAAETIGGAETMTLGDYRMMPRATFCSPQVASFGYTEAQYKETGREYKVATFPFMANGKAHGLGEPVGFVKLIADAEHLELVGGHLIGPDVSELLPELTLAQKWDLTALELARNVHTHPTLSEALQEAFHGLAGHMINL, encoded by the coding sequence ATGCCTCATTACAACGTCGTCGTCCTCGGTGCCGGCCCTGGTGGCTATGTCGCGGCGGTCCGCGCCGCGCAGCTCGGCCAGTCCGTCGCCATCATCGAAGAGAAGTACTGGGGCGGTGTGTGCCTCAACGTCGGCTGCATCCCCTCCAAGGCGCTGCTGAAGAACGCCGAGGTCGTGCACACCCTGAAGCACAAGGCCGACTTCTTCGGCATCTCGGGTGAGTTCACGGCCGACTTCGGCGCGGCCTTCGACCGCTCGCGCGTCGTCGCCGACGGGCGCGTCAAGGGCATCCACTACCTGATGAAGAAGAACAAGGTCACCGAGTACGAGGGTCGCGGGTCGTTCACCGGCCCGAAGGCGATCACGGTGACGAAGAGCGACGGGTCGACCGAGGAGGTCACGTTCGACAACGTGATCATCGCGACCGGCTCGACCGTGCGCCTGCTGCCCGGCGTCTCGCTGAGCAAGAACGTCGTGACGTACGAGGAGCAGATCCTCACGCGCGACCTGCCCGGCTCGATTGTCATCGTCGGCGCGGGCGCGATCGGCATGGAGTTCGCGTACGTCCTGACGAACTACGGCGTGAAGGTCACGATCATCGAGTTCCTCGACCGCGCCCTGCCGAACGAGGACGCGGATGTCTCCAAGGAGATCGCCAAGCAGTACAAGAACCTCGGCGTCGACATCCTCGTCGCGACCAAGGTCGAGACGGTCGTCGACTCGGGCTCGTCGGTGACGGTCACGTACAGCGACAACAAGACCGGCGAGAAGGGTCAGATCGAGGCCGACAAGGTGCTCATGTCGATCGGCTTCGCCCCGCGCGTCGAGGGTTTCGGTCTGGAGAACACCGGCGTGAAGCTCACCGACCGCGGCGCGATCGAGATCGACGACTTCATGCGCACGAACGTAGAGGGCATCTACGCGATCGGCGACGTGACGGCGAAGCTGCAGCTCGCGCACGTCGCGGAGGCACAGGGTGTTGTCGCGGCCGAGACCATCGGCGGTGCCGAGACCATGACGCTCGGCGACTACCGCATGATGCCGCGCGCGACCTTCTGCTCGCCGCAGGTGGCGTCGTTCGGGTACACCGAGGCGCAGTACAAGGAGACCGGCCGCGAGTACAAGGTCGCGACGTTCCCCTTCATGGCCAACGGCAAGGCGCACGGACTCGGCGAGCCGGTCGGCTTCGTCAAGCTCATCGCGGATGCCGAGCACCTCGAGCTCGTCGGCGGACACCTCATCGGCCCCGACGTGTCGGAGCTGCTGCCCGAGCTCACCCTCGCGCAGAAGTGGGACCTGACGGCCCTCGAGCTCGCGCGGAACGTGCACACGCACCCGACGCTGTCCGAGGCGCTGCAGGAGGCGTTCCACGGCCTCGCGGGCCACATGATCAACCTCTGA
- a CDS encoding LysR family transcriptional regulator has protein sequence MTAASADPPLEALMTFLSVARLGRYTAAAEVLGVNHSTVSRRIAALESAMGGRVLVRTTGGWEVTDLGRRAVAIAERIEASLRELVEGEGADAVHGMVRISAPDAFTSVFLAPAMTALRREHPALAVELLSATQRVRQNRSGVDLEIVVGRPQVLRAYATPVCAYSLRLYATPDYLAAHGEPAAIADLSTHPLVYYVESSLQVDELDRALQELPDSPPSVRSTSVFAHVEATAAGAGIGILPDFLGDHDPRLVRVLDGSYAHPLAYWAVARDEGPRNPAVAATLQAITAYIGTVQDAAAQGSDAEGSGAEGSGAAGSGAAGSGAAVATAVMAR, from the coding sequence GTGACCGCCGCATCCGCCGATCCGCCGCTCGAGGCGCTGATGACCTTCCTCTCGGTGGCACGGCTCGGCCGCTACACCGCCGCCGCGGAGGTCCTCGGCGTCAACCACTCGACGGTGTCGCGCCGGATCGCGGCGCTGGAGTCGGCGATGGGCGGGCGCGTGCTCGTGCGCACGACCGGCGGCTGGGAGGTCACCGACCTCGGCCGGCGTGCGGTGGCGATCGCCGAGCGCATCGAGGCGTCGCTGCGCGAACTCGTCGAGGGTGAGGGCGCCGATGCCGTGCACGGCATGGTCCGCATCTCGGCGCCCGACGCGTTCACGTCGGTGTTCCTCGCGCCGGCGATGACGGCGCTGCGACGCGAGCATCCCGCGCTCGCGGTGGAACTGCTGTCGGCGACGCAGCGCGTGCGGCAGAACCGCTCCGGCGTCGACCTCGAGATCGTCGTGGGGCGCCCGCAGGTGCTGCGCGCCTACGCGACGCCGGTGTGCGCGTACTCGCTGCGGCTGTACGCGACGCCCGACTACCTCGCGGCGCACGGCGAGCCCGCGGCAATCGCTGACCTGTCGACCCACCCGCTCGTGTACTACGTGGAGAGTTCGCTGCAGGTCGACGAGCTCGACCGCGCCCTGCAGGAGCTCCCCGATTCGCCGCCGTCGGTACGGTCCACGAGCGTGTTCGCGCATGTCGAAGCCACGGCGGCCGGGGCGGGCATCGGCATCCTGCCCGACTTCCTCGGCGACCACGACCCACGCCTGGTGCGGGTGCTCGACGGCAGTTACGCGCACCCGCTCGCCTACTGGGCCGTCGCGCGCGACGAGGGTCCCCGCAATCCCGCCGTGGCGGCGACGCTGCAGGCGATCACCGCCTACATCGGCACGGTGCAGGATGCCGCGGCTCAGGGTTCCGACGCGGAGGGTTCCGGTGCGGAGGGTTCCGGCGCGGCGGGTTCCGGCGCGGCGGGTTCCGGCGCGGCGGTCGCGACGGCGGTGATGGCGCGATGA
- a CDS encoding TetR/AcrR family transcriptional regulator gives MARNPARRRAIADAGIVVLAHEGARGLTHRAIDAEAGLPAGTTSNYFRSREALIVGLFDRIEERLAPAPEVLELRASEPPSRALFAEYVRDIVRRLLGDREVTLALFELRLEAARRPELAAELARWQRAGFDRDVEFNSAMGLPGGRREIALFHYAVDGLVLDRLVSPIDMETSIDEIVDALVAAILPN, from the coding sequence GTGGCCAGAAACCCCGCCCGCCGCCGCGCGATCGCCGATGCGGGCATCGTCGTGCTCGCACACGAGGGCGCGCGCGGCCTGACGCACCGCGCGATCGACGCCGAGGCCGGCTTGCCGGCGGGGACGACCTCGAACTACTTCCGAAGTCGTGAGGCGCTGATCGTCGGTCTCTTCGATCGCATCGAAGAGCGGCTGGCGCCCGCGCCCGAGGTTCTGGAGCTGCGTGCATCGGAGCCGCCGAGTCGTGCCCTCTTCGCCGAGTACGTGCGCGACATCGTCCGCCGCCTGCTGGGAGACCGCGAGGTGACGCTGGCGCTCTTCGAGTTGCGGCTCGAGGCCGCACGCCGCCCCGAGCTGGCCGCTGAGCTCGCCCGGTGGCAGCGCGCGGGGTTCGACCGTGATGTCGAGTTCAACTCAGCGATGGGGCTCCCGGGCGGCCGCCGCGAGATCGCACTCTTCCACTACGCGGTCGACGGGCTCGTCCTCGACAGGCTCGTCTCCCCCATCGACATGGAGACCTCGATCGATGAGATCGTCGACGCGCTCGTGGCGGCCATTCTTCCGAACTGA
- a CDS encoding MerR family transcriptional regulator, giving the protein MTAGDLPGEAPFATELLFTDGLPQMDDEVGYRGAVAARAAGITYRQLDYWARTELVEPTVRGAKGSGSQRLYGFRDILVLKLVKRLLDTGISLQQIRTAVDQLRAAGIRDLAGTTLMSDGASVYLCTSNDEVIDLVSRGQGVFGIAVGKVLHEVESTLLDFDPQAPDPVDELAARRAVRSA; this is encoded by the coding sequence ATGACCGCGGGAGACCTTCCCGGCGAAGCGCCGTTCGCCACCGAACTCCTGTTCACCGACGGCCTGCCGCAGATGGATGACGAGGTCGGCTACCGCGGCGCCGTCGCCGCCCGGGCCGCCGGCATCACGTACCGCCAGCTGGACTACTGGGCCCGCACCGAACTCGTCGAGCCGACCGTGCGCGGCGCCAAAGGCTCCGGCTCGCAGCGCCTCTACGGCTTCCGCGACATCCTCGTGCTGAAGCTCGTCAAGCGCCTGCTCGACACCGGCATCTCGCTGCAGCAGATCCGCACCGCCGTCGACCAGCTGCGCGCCGCCGGCATCCGGGACCTCGCCGGGACCACCCTTATGAGCGACGGTGCATCGGTGTACCTGTGCACCTCGAACGACGAGGTCATCGACCTCGTCAGCCGCGGTCAGGGCGTGTTCGGCATCGCCGTGGGCAAGGTGCTGCACGAGGTGGAGTCGACCCTGCTCGACTTCGACCCGCAGGCGCCGGACCCCGTCGACGAGCTCGCCGCGCGCCGCGCCGTCCGCTCCGCCTGA
- a CDS encoding response regulator translates to MALARLQGGPLDGQVIPLDDESQDTLILPYSETQVVYERAGADENTGEGDGPTQAEFHFVEAQDDIDPDADDDDRRNE, encoded by the coding sequence ATGGCACTCGCACGACTTCAGGGCGGACCGCTCGACGGACAGGTCATTCCACTCGACGACGAGTCGCAGGACACGCTGATCCTGCCCTACAGCGAGACGCAGGTCGTCTACGAGCGCGCCGGTGCCGACGAGAACACCGGCGAGGGCGACGGCCCGACCCAGGCCGAGTTCCACTTCGTCGAGGCGCAGGACGACATCGACCCCGACGCTGACGACGACGACCGTCGCAACGAGTGA
- a CDS encoding ParA family protein: MHVLSVSSLKGGVGKTTVTLGLASAAFARGVRTLVVDLDPQSDVSTGMDIQVAGRLNVADVLANPKEKVVRQAITPSGWAKVHPGTIDVMIGSPSAINFDGPHPSVRDVWKLEEALATIEADYDLVLIDCAPSLNALTRTAWAASDRVIVVTEPGLFSVAAADRALRAIEEIRRGLSPRLQPLGIVVNRVRPQSIEHQFRIKELRDMFGPLVLSPQLPERTSLQQAQGAAKPLHIWPGDSAQELAGDFDALLDRVMRTGRIAAGEQRA, encoded by the coding sequence GTGCACGTACTCTCCGTCTCCTCACTCAAGGGGGGTGTCGGCAAGACGACCGTGACTCTGGGTCTCGCCTCCGCGGCGTTCGCCCGGGGCGTGCGGACTCTCGTCGTCGACCTCGACCCCCAGTCCGACGTGTCGACGGGGATGGACATCCAGGTCGCCGGGCGTCTGAACGTCGCCGACGTGCTCGCCAACCCGAAGGAGAAGGTGGTCCGTCAGGCCATCACCCCCAGCGGCTGGGCGAAGGTGCACCCGGGCACGATCGATGTCATGATCGGCAGCCCCTCGGCCATCAACTTCGACGGCCCGCACCCGAGCGTGCGCGACGTGTGGAAGCTCGAGGAGGCCCTCGCCACGATCGAGGCCGACTACGACCTCGTCCTCATCGACTGCGCGCCCTCGCTGAACGCCCTCACCCGCACGGCGTGGGCGGCATCCGACCGCGTCATCGTCGTCACCGAGCCGGGACTGTTCTCGGTCGCCGCCGCCGACCGCGCGCTGCGTGCGATCGAGGAGATCCGCCGCGGCCTCTCGCCGCGCCTGCAGCCGCTGGGAATTGTCGTCAATCGGGTGCGCCCGCAGTCGATCGAGCACCAGTTCCGCATCAAGGAGCTGCGCGACATGTTCGGTCCGCTCGTGCTTTCGCCCCAGCTTCCGGAGCGCACGTCGCTGCAGCAGGCGCAGGGCGCTGCCAAGCCGTTGCACATCTGGCCGGGCGACTCCGCCCAGGAGCTGGCGGGCGACTTCGACGCCCTGCTCGATCGCGTCATGCGCACCGGCCGCATCGCCGCCGGCGAACAGCGCGCCTGA
- a CDS encoding NAD(P)-dependent oxidoreductase translates to MATIAFIGLGHMGEPMAGHLVAAGHTVRGVDLNPAAAAAAAARGVEIVGSVAEALAGADACLTSLPKPEHVRAVYGGDDGIFAHAPASAVLMDTSTVDVETSRWCHDAATERGLTFVDAPISGGTAGAEAHSLTFMLGGRPDDVERAREIVAPMAGNVIACGDAGAGIAAKLANNMMLFISVMAMSEGSQLAERLGLDPRVFWEVARVSSGDSWALRTWYPVPDVVERAAANNNFEPTFSVDLARKDCGLAVQAGDVTGVHLPAARLALAQLDELIAEGYGGKDCTLVAKLASPDGTLRGFDPAADAAASDAPVPTHA, encoded by the coding sequence ATGGCCACCATCGCCTTCATCGGACTCGGACACATGGGGGAGCCGATGGCGGGGCATCTCGTCGCCGCCGGGCACACGGTGCGCGGCGTCGACCTCAACCCGGCCGCCGCTGCGGCCGCCGCCGCGCGGGGCGTCGAGATCGTCGGCTCGGTCGCCGAGGCGCTGGCCGGTGCTGACGCCTGCCTGACCTCGCTGCCGAAGCCGGAGCACGTGCGCGCCGTCTACGGCGGCGACGACGGCATCTTCGCGCACGCCCCGGCATCCGCCGTTCTCATGGACACCTCCACCGTCGACGTCGAGACCTCACGGTGGTGCCACGACGCGGCGACCGAGCGCGGTCTCACGTTCGTCGACGCGCCGATCTCCGGCGGCACCGCCGGCGCCGAGGCGCACAGCCTGACCTTCATGCTGGGCGGACGGCCTGACGACGTCGAACGCGCGCGGGAGATCGTCGCCCCGATGGCCGGCAACGTCATCGCCTGCGGCGACGCGGGCGCCGGCATCGCCGCGAAGCTCGCGAACAACATGATGCTGTTCATCTCGGTGATGGCGATGTCGGAGGGCTCGCAGCTCGCCGAGCGGCTGGGCCTGGACCCGCGCGTCTTCTGGGAGGTCGCGCGCGTCTCGTCGGGCGACTCCTGGGCGCTGCGCACGTGGTATCCGGTCCCCGACGTCGTCGAGCGCGCCGCGGCGAACAACAACTTCGAGCCCACGTTCTCCGTCGACCTCGCGCGCAAGGACTGCGGCCTGGCGGTCCAGGCCGGCGACGTCACCGGCGTGCATCTGCCCGCCGCACGCCTCGCCCTCGCGCAGCTCGACGAGCTCATCGCCGAGGGCTACGGCGGCAAGGACTGCACCCTCGTCGCCAAGCTCGCCTCGCCCGACGGCACGCTGCGGGGCTTCGACCCGGCGGCGGATGCCGCGGCATCCGACGCTCCCGTTCCCACCCACGCCTGA
- a CDS encoding FHA domain-containing protein, giving the protein MEDNSRDAGSGDEIRRGVGDGRSADTTQTFGHDSDLSFVPFGSDLTDVELEAIGALPARSALLLVRSGPTAGARYLLDADVTTVGRHPEADIFFDDVTVSRRHAEITRTGNVFELVDQRSLNGSYVNGERVDRSILVDGAEVRIGKFRLNFFASPVDRDQVTPDQAIRG; this is encoded by the coding sequence GTGGAAGACAACAGCCGAGACGCCGGCAGCGGCGACGAGATCCGCCGCGGCGTGGGCGACGGCCGGTCGGCCGACACCACGCAGACCTTCGGGCACGATTCCGACCTCTCCTTCGTGCCGTTCGGCAGCGACCTCACCGACGTCGAGCTCGAGGCCATCGGCGCCCTGCCCGCCCGCTCGGCGCTGCTCCTGGTGCGCTCGGGCCCGACGGCGGGCGCGCGCTACCTGCTCGACGCCGACGTCACGACCGTCGGGCGTCACCCCGAGGCCGACATCTTCTTCGACGACGTGACCGTCTCGCGTCGCCACGCCGAGATCACCCGGACCGGCAATGTGTTCGAACTCGTCGACCAGCGCTCTCTCAACGGCAGCTACGTCAACGGGGAGCGGGTGGACCGCTCGATCCTCGTCGACGGCGCCGAGGTGCGCATCGGCAAGTTCCGCCTGAACTTCTTCGCGTCGCCCGTCGACCGCGATCAGGTGACCCCGGACCAGGCGATTCGAGGGTGA
- a CDS encoding dihydrofolate reductase family protein, producing the protein MRNLTYFVAVTVDGFIAGPDGEFDHFSFEGDHAAAIWAKYEGTGATAHVEAAGLPMEDGPFDTVLMGWNTYAVGLPHMPSPYRHLRQVVFTRGHEPVPGADDVEFTGDDPVEVVRELKRQEGKDIWLCGGGALAATLADEIDRLVLKVNPVLFGSGIRLFGDRPYLPRRLRPSAVTSFESGVVLAEYERE; encoded by the coding sequence ATGCGAAATCTCACCTACTTCGTCGCCGTCACGGTCGATGGCTTCATCGCCGGCCCCGACGGTGAGTTCGATCACTTCTCGTTCGAAGGCGACCACGCGGCTGCGATCTGGGCGAAGTACGAGGGCACGGGCGCCACGGCGCACGTCGAGGCGGCCGGCCTGCCGATGGAGGACGGTCCATTCGACACCGTGCTCATGGGGTGGAACACGTACGCGGTCGGGCTTCCGCACATGCCGAGTCCATACCGGCATCTGCGGCAGGTCGTCTTCACCCGCGGGCATGAGCCGGTGCCCGGCGCGGACGACGTCGAGTTCACGGGCGACGACCCCGTCGAGGTGGTGCGGGAACTGAAGAGGCAGGAGGGCAAGGACATCTGGCTGTGCGGTGGCGGCGCTCTCGCCGCGACGCTCGCGGACGAGATCGACCGGCTCGTGCTCAAGGTCAACCCCGTGCTGTTCGGCAGCGGCATCCGGCTCTTCGGCGATCGTCCCTACCTTCCGCGGCGGCTGCGACCGAGCGCGGTGACGTCGTTCGAGTCGGGCGTCGTCCTCGCCGAGTACGAGCGCGAGTAG
- a CDS encoding copper resistance CopC family protein, translating to MSHRIHNSPRTPFAAALAVLLGLALALVATPASAHDELIGSTPAADAQIDALPAELQLTFSGVLMDEPGATQLVVTDAAGTALAAGDPVLDGTRLTQPLAGSASGTVTVLWRVVSSDGHPVSGEFSFTVGDGSVAPTGTQTPLPGPPMEAVDMTWIWWVLGAVGVAGGILLVILLTRKRPSRED from the coding sequence ATGTCACACAGAATTCACAACTCCCCCCGCACCCCCTTCGCCGCCGCTCTCGCGGTGCTGCTCGGCCTCGCCCTGGCGCTCGTGGCCACACCCGCGTCGGCGCACGACGAGCTCATCGGATCGACCCCCGCCGCCGATGCGCAGATCGACGCGCTTCCGGCCGAACTGCAGCTGACCTTCAGCGGGGTGCTGATGGACGAGCCCGGTGCGACGCAGCTCGTGGTGACGGATGCCGCGGGCACCGCGCTCGCGGCCGGCGACCCGGTGCTGGACGGCACGCGGCTGACGCAGCCGCTGGCCGGCTCGGCATCCGGCACCGTCACGGTCCTCTGGCGGGTCGTCTCCAGCGACGGCCACCCCGTCTCGGGCGAGTTCTCGTTCACCGTCGGCGACGGGTCCGTCGCACCGACCGGGACCCAGACGCCGCTGCCGGGCCCGCCCATGGAAGCCGTCGACATGACGTGGATCTGGTGGGTGCTCGGCGCCGTCGGGGTGGCCGGCGGCATCCTTCTGGTCATCCTTCTGACACGGAAGCGCCCCTCGCGCGAGGACTAG